The proteins below are encoded in one region of Deinococcus aquaedulcis:
- a CDS encoding GNAT family N-acetyltransferase codes for MPDLPAPSAEWLRAPTLRGRAVTLEALRPEHAADLHAGATEDTIRFLARGGPTAQTVPAWADYIERLNALPRRVNFAVRLGDGPVVGRISYSEVRAEDRWVEIGTMLLPAAQGTAVNPEAKRLLLARSFEALGAGRVHFKVDARNERSLRAMRRLGAVQEGVLRAYQVRPDGHARDSVMFSILAAEWPAVRSALDQRLDDLLGRAAQPLP; via the coding sequence ATGCCTGATCTGCCTGCCCCTTCGGCCGAGTGGCTGCGCGCCCCCACCCTGCGCGGGCGGGCCGTGACCCTCGAAGCTCTGCGCCCCGAACATGCCGCCGACCTGCACGCGGGGGCCACCGAAGACACCATCCGTTTTCTGGCGCGCGGCGGGCCCACAGCGCAGACGGTGCCGGCCTGGGCCGACTACATTGAGCGGCTGAACGCCCTGCCGCGCCGGGTGAACTTTGCCGTGCGCCTTGGGGATGGGCCGGTGGTGGGGCGCATCAGCTACAGCGAGGTGCGCGCAGAGGACCGCTGGGTGGAAATTGGCACCATGCTGCTGCCCGCCGCGCAGGGCACCGCCGTGAACCCGGAAGCCAAGCGTCTGCTGCTGGCGCGGTCTTTTGAGGCGCTGGGCGCAGGGCGGGTGCACTTCAAGGTAGACGCGCGCAACGAGCGCAGCCTGCGGGCCATGCGGCGGCTGGGCGCGGTGCAGGAAGGGGTGCTGCGGGCGTATCAGGTGCGGCCGGACGGCCATGCGCGCGACAGCGTGATGTTCAGCATCCTGGCGGCCGAGTGGCCTGCGGTGCGGTCGGCGCTGGATCAGCGACTGGACGACCTTCTGGGGCGGGCGGCACAGCCTCTTCCATGA
- the glgC gene encoding glucose-1-phosphate adenylyltransferase, with protein MKPRVLGMILAGGQGSRLAPLTQKRSKPAVPFGSKYRIIDFAINNFINSGVFSIYVLTQYKAQSLTEHIQRGWRFGTFLSDYFITLVPAQMYRIEELGPVWYRGTADAVYQNMHLIDNYEADYVAIFSGDHIYKMNVEHMLQKHMETRADVTIAAYPMPQAQAHQFGVMHVDSNWRVTQFLEKPKDPPSIPGQEGTSLTSMGNYIFSRRALDELLETNMGEGESGFDFGGDVIPRALSDGYTVMAYDFHRNPIPGQGGPNTYWRDVGTLDAYYEANMDLVSVNPEFDFYNPQWPLRTSSEFSPPAKFVHESDGRKGQAFNTIMAGGVIISGGTVRDSVLGRNVRTHSYSLVESCVLFDEVEVGRHAHLRRVIVDKNVVVPPGAKIGLNPEEDRARGFTVTDSGVTVVPKSYSF; from the coding sequence ATGAAACCAAGGGTTCTCGGCATGATTCTGGCAGGGGGGCAGGGGTCCAGGCTGGCCCCGCTGACCCAGAAGCGCAGCAAACCGGCCGTGCCATTCGGCAGCAAGTACCGGATCATCGACTTCGCCATCAACAACTTCATCAACTCGGGCGTGTTCTCGATCTACGTGCTCACCCAATACAAGGCCCAGAGCCTGACCGAGCACATCCAGCGCGGCTGGCGCTTCGGCACCTTCCTCAGCGACTACTTCATCACGCTGGTGCCCGCGCAGATGTACCGCATTGAGGAACTGGGGCCGGTGTGGTACCGGGGCACCGCCGACGCCGTGTACCAGAACATGCACCTCATCGACAACTACGAGGCCGATTACGTGGCCATTTTCAGCGGCGACCACATCTACAAGATGAACGTGGAGCACATGCTGCAAAAGCACATGGAGACGCGTGCAGACGTCACCATCGCCGCCTACCCCATGCCGCAGGCGCAGGCGCACCAGTTCGGCGTGATGCATGTGGACAGCAACTGGCGCGTGACCCAGTTTCTGGAAAAGCCCAAAGACCCCCCCAGCATCCCGGGCCAGGAGGGCACCAGCCTGACCAGCATGGGCAACTACATCTTCTCGCGCCGCGCTTTGGACGAGCTGCTGGAAACGAACATGGGCGAGGGCGAGTCCGGTTTCGACTTCGGCGGCGACGTGATTCCCCGCGCGCTGTCCGACGGCTACACCGTCATGGCCTACGACTTTCACCGCAACCCCATTCCCGGCCAGGGCGGACCTAACACCTACTGGCGCGACGTGGGAACGCTGGACGCCTACTACGAGGCCAACATGGACCTCGTGAGCGTGAACCCGGAATTCGACTTCTACAACCCGCAGTGGCCCCTGCGCACCAGCAGCGAATTCTCGCCGCCCGCCAAGTTCGTACACGAATCGGACGGCCGCAAGGGACAGGCATTCAACACCATCATGGCCGGCGGCGTGATCATCAGCGGCGGCACCGTGCGCGACAGCGTGCTGGGCCGCAACGTGCGCACCCACTCGTACTCGCTGGTGGAAAGCTGCGTGCTGTTCGACGAGGTGGAGGTGGGCCGCCACGCCCACCTGCGCCGCGTGATCGTGGACAAGAACGTGGTGGTGCCCCCGGGCGCCAAAATTGGCCTGAACCCCGAAGAAGACCGCGCGCGCGGCTTTACCGTGACTGAC
- the rsmI gene encoding 16S rRNA (cytidine(1402)-2'-O)-methyltransferase, with product MTEPVNGPLDEPLDEGAWTEPDHAPAPAHDQSGARVWLVPTPVGNLGDITLRALEVLRAADAVACEDTRRTGALLTHLGIRKPLVRLDAHTMNRAPQVLERHPRLAYVSDAGTPGISDPGAELVQAALAADVPVEVLPGPTALVPALVLSGLPAGRFAFEGFLPRAGRDRRERLAAVAAREETSVLYESPHRLHDTLQDLAAACGETRPASVTRELSKRFEETARGTLAELAAHFEGGVRGEIVVVVAGRAPAEAAPSTDFAALAQTLAEAGHSVRDIREQLQRQGLRKNDAYTLALQATGSASDRSTD from the coding sequence ATGACTGAGCCGGTAAATGGGCCGCTGGATGAGCCGCTAGACGAAGGCGCCTGGACCGAGCCAGACCACGCCCCGGCGCCGGCCCACGACCAGAGCGGCGCCCGGGTCTGGCTGGTGCCCACCCCCGTCGGCAATCTGGGCGACATTACCCTGCGGGCCCTGGAGGTGCTGCGCGCCGCCGACGCCGTGGCCTGCGAGGACACCCGCCGCACAGGCGCGCTGCTGACCCACCTGGGCATCCGCAAACCCCTGGTGCGCCTGGACGCCCACACCATGAACCGCGCGCCGCAGGTGCTGGAGCGCCACCCCCGCCTGGCCTACGTGAGCGACGCCGGCACCCCCGGCATCAGCGATCCCGGCGCCGAACTGGTGCAGGCCGCGCTGGCGGCCGACGTGCCAGTGGAGGTGCTGCCCGGCCCCACCGCGCTGGTGCCCGCGCTGGTGCTCTCAGGGCTGCCAGCCGGACGCTTTGCCTTTGAAGGCTTCCTGCCCCGGGCGGGCCGCGACCGCCGCGAGCGCCTTGCGGCGGTGGCCGCCCGCGAAGAAACCTCGGTGCTGTACGAGAGTCCCCACCGTCTGCACGACACCCTGCAAGACCTCGCCGCCGCCTGCGGCGAGACGCGCCCCGCCAGCGTGACCCGCGAACTCAGCAAGCGCTTTGAGGAAACCGCGCGCGGCACCCTGGCCGAACTGGCCGCCCACTTCGAGGGCGGCGTGCGCGGTGAGATTGTGGTGGTGGTGGCCGGCCGCGCCCCGGCCGAGGCGGCGCCCAGCACCGACTTCGCTGCCCTGGCCCAGACCCTGGCAGAAGCCGGCCACAGCGTGAGGGATATACGTGAGCAGTTGCAGCGCCAGGGTTTGCGTAAGAATGACGCTTACACCTTGGCGCTTCAGGCCACCGGAAGCGCTTCCGACCGTTCCACCGACTGA
- a CDS encoding Hsp20/alpha crystallin family protein: MNEPVLARLHHLMTLREEVETLASPVPWTPAADWTDDDAHLCLQLDVPGVDAESLEVQEDGETVTVAGHRPAPERLLRGERPSGIFRRTLTFPEPVRPQSGQASLVHGVLTIRFEKRHPTISVPSSDLGREEQGE; the protein is encoded by the coding sequence ATGAACGAGCCCGTACTGGCGCGACTGCACCACCTGATGACGCTGCGGGAAGAGGTGGAAACCCTGGCCAGCCCCGTGCCCTGGACCCCGGCCGCCGACTGGACCGACGACGACGCCCACCTGTGCCTGCAGCTGGACGTGCCCGGCGTGGACGCCGAGTCCCTGGAAGTGCAGGAAGACGGCGAAACGGTCACGGTGGCCGGCCATCGCCCGGCCCCTGAACGGCTGCTGCGCGGCGAGCGCCCCAGCGGCATTTTCCGGCGCACCCTGACCTTCCCTGAACCCGTGCGGCCCCAGTCGGGGCAAGCCTCGCTGGTCCACGGCGTGCTGACGATCCGCTTTGAAAAGCGCCACCCCACCATCAGCGTGCCTTCCAGTGATCTGGGGCGGGAAGAGCAGGGGGAGTAG
- the miaA gene encoding tRNA (adenosine(37)-N6)-dimethylallyltransferase MiaA, giving the protein MRALPILTAPTAAGKSALALDWALHAGGELVCADAFTVYRGLDIGTAKPGPAERAQVPHHLLDVAEVHEPFDVARFVALAEAALADVLSRGRIPLIVGGSGFYLSALVRGLPLTPPSDPSARTEVEAELAERGLDALLADIERRHPAEAARLERNPRRVVRAEEIYRRTGRYPGDFGHRPPAFPYEVLAFTRPPEELEARMHARVLTMFDAGWASEAAWLAAQVPPDTQPRPTVWQALGYREALAVAGGTLAVPEAAAQIALATRQYAKRQQTFIRTQLGAPLLSEGEARRHLFTGWPR; this is encoded by the coding sequence GTGCGCGCGCTGCCCATCCTGACTGCCCCCACCGCCGCTGGCAAAAGCGCCCTGGCCCTGGACTGGGCCCTGCACGCGGGCGGCGAACTGGTCTGCGCCGACGCCTTTACCGTGTACCGGGGCCTGGACATCGGTACCGCCAAGCCGGGGCCCGCCGAACGCGCGCAGGTGCCCCATCACCTGCTGGACGTGGCCGAGGTCCACGAGCCCTTTGACGTGGCCCGCTTTGTCGCCCTGGCCGAGGCCGCCCTGGCCGACGTGCTCTCACGGGGCCGCATACCGCTGATCGTGGGCGGCAGCGGCTTTTACCTCTCGGCCCTGGTGCGCGGCCTGCCGCTGACCCCGCCCAGCGACCCCAGTGCGCGCACCGAGGTGGAGGCCGAGCTGGCCGAGCGGGGCCTGGACGCCCTGCTGGCCGATATTGAGCGCCGCCACCCCGCCGAGGCCGCGCGCCTGGAGCGCAACCCCCGCCGCGTGGTGCGCGCCGAGGAGATCTACCGCCGCACCGGCCGTTACCCTGGCGACTTTGGGCACCGCCCGCCCGCCTTTCCCTACGAGGTGCTGGCCTTTACGCGCCCCCCGGAAGAACTTGAAGCCCGCATGCATGCCCGGGTGCTGACCATGTTTGACGCGGGTTGGGCCAGTGAAGCCGCGTGGCTGGCCGCGCAGGTGCCCCCAGACACCCAGCCGCGCCCCACCGTCTGGCAGGCCCTGGGCTACCGCGAGGCCCTGGCGGTGGCGGGCGGAACTCTGGCGGTGCCGGAGGCCGCCGCGCAGATTGCCCTGGCCACCCGCCAGTACGCCAAACGCCAGCAGACCTTCATCCGCACGCAACTGGGCGCGCCCCTGTTAAGTGAGGGTGAAGCGCGCCGGCATCTCTTCACCGGGTGGCCTCGTTAG
- a CDS encoding phospho-N-acetylmuramoyl-pentapeptide-transferase — protein sequence MMVVTALLSWFLVGLFVRVSKARDWGQRVRADGPQTHLIKDGTPTAGGVPFVVAMLLVFVPLYLSGQGGDSRELIIMLTALGMGLIGGADDLLKIRSRMKGSGKSELLAREKFPLQFLVAALFAYFAAPLASHELVPGLGRVGDVVLLTLVMVGSVNAFNFADGLDGLLSGIAIIVLLPLLGLSPISALLAAALLGFLWFNAHPARVFMGDMGSHAIGAIAAGAYVLHADVWLLPLAAIIPVVAVLSVVIQVASFKLRGKRVFKMAPIQHHFEHKDIGWPETHVTMRFWVITAVATAGVWWLLGGRP from the coding sequence ATGATGGTCGTGACGGCGCTGCTGTCGTGGTTTCTGGTGGGGCTGTTCGTGCGGGTCAGCAAGGCGCGCGACTGGGGCCAGCGCGTGCGCGCTGACGGGCCGCAGACCCACCTGATCAAGGACGGCACGCCCACGGCAGGCGGCGTGCCCTTCGTGGTGGCCATGCTGCTGGTGTTCGTGCCGCTGTACCTGAGCGGGCAGGGCGGCGACAGCCGCGAACTGATCATCATGCTCACCGCCCTGGGCATGGGCCTGATCGGCGGGGCCGACGACCTGCTGAAAATCCGCTCACGCATGAAGGGCAGCGGCAAAAGCGAGCTGCTGGCGCGCGAGAAGTTCCCGCTGCAGTTTCTGGTGGCGGCGCTGTTCGCTTACTTCGCCGCGCCGCTGGCCTCGCACGAACTGGTGCCGGGCCTGGGCCGGGTGGGGGACGTGGTCCTGCTGACCCTGGTGATGGTGGGCAGCGTGAACGCCTTTAACTTTGCCGATGGCCTGGACGGGCTGCTGTCGGGCATTGCCATCATCGTGCTGCTGCCGCTGCTGGGGCTCTCGCCCATCAGCGCCCTGCTGGCAGCGGCGCTGCTGGGCTTCCTCTGGTTCAACGCCCACCCGGCGCGCGTGTTCATGGGCGACATGGGCAGCCACGCCATCGGGGCGATTGCGGCGGGGGCCTACGTGCTGCACGCCGACGTGTGGCTGCTGCCGCTGGCGGCCATCATTCCGGTGGTGGCGGTGCTGAGCGTGGTGATTCAGGTGGCGTCGTTCAAGCTGCGCGGCAAGCGGGTGTTCAAGATGGCGCCCATTCAGCACCACTTTGAGCACAAGGATATCGGCTGGCCCGAAACGCACGTCACCATGCGGTTCTGGGTGATCACGGCGGTGGCCACAGCGGGCGTGTGGTGGCTGCTGGGCGGGCGGCCATAG
- a CDS encoding 23S rRNA (pseudouridine(1915)-N(3))-methyltransferase RlmH produces MRLHLITVGEPKLAYARAGWDEYEKRLRRFHRVQITRVSARTQAQESEAVRRAAGRAPLVLLDPRGAQFTSEGLSAFLDAQAVSGVGELAFAVGGPDGHTDELRAGAARLWSLGQLTLPHDLAMVVLLEALYRAGTISAGEPYHRG; encoded by the coding sequence GTGCGCCTGCACCTGATTACCGTTGGCGAACCCAAACTGGCCTATGCGCGGGCCGGGTGGGACGAGTACGAAAAGCGGCTGCGGCGCTTTCACCGCGTGCAGATCACGCGGGTGTCTGCCCGCACCCAGGCGCAGGAAAGCGAAGCGGTGCGCCGCGCGGCGGGGCGGGCGCCGCTGGTGCTGCTAGACCCACGCGGCGCGCAGTTTACTTCTGAAGGTCTGAGTGCCTTTCTGGACGCGCAGGCGGTCTCTGGCGTGGGCGAGCTGGCCTTTGCCGTGGGCGGCCCGGACGGCCACACCGATGAGTTGCGTGCCGGGGCGGCCCGCCTGTGGAGTTTGGGGCAGCTGACCCTGCCGCACGATCTGGCGATGGTGGTGCTGCTCGAAGCCCTGTACCGCGCCGGGACCATCAGCGCGGGTGAGCCGTACCACCGGGGCTAG
- the pfkA gene encoding 6-phosphofructokinase gives MTDVPHCPPQPNPAGIRRVAVLTSGGDAPGMNAAIRAVVRTATSQGIEVIGVRRGFSGLHRGDFVTLGPRDVANTIQRGGTILLSARSATWRTPEGRARGARHLRAHDVDALIVIGGDGSFHGAHFLQEEHDIPVVGLPGTIDNDLYGTDHTIGYFTAVETALDAVDKLRDTGASHERIFVIEVMGRHAGHIALDVAVAGGAEEVFIPEDAKDMASVLDTVRSSVKRGKLGSIIIVAEGYPGGATGVAAAIQEGTGMETRVSILGHIQRGGSPVSSDRILASRLGEAAVYALMEGRKGVMIGRQNHEVSYTPLNETWEQRKDVSRDLYRCARTLSI, from the coding sequence ATGACCGATGTTCCGCACTGCCCGCCCCAGCCCAATCCCGCCGGGATTCGCCGCGTTGCCGTTCTGACCAGCGGCGGCGACGCCCCCGGCATGAACGCCGCCATCCGCGCCGTGGTGCGCACCGCCACCTCGCAGGGCATAGAGGTGATTGGGGTGCGCCGGGGCTTTTCTGGCCTGCACCGGGGCGACTTCGTGACCCTGGGGCCCCGGGACGTGGCCAACACGATTCAGCGCGGCGGCACCATCCTGCTCTCCGCCCGCAGCGCCACTTGGCGCACCCCCGAAGGCCGCGCCCGGGGTGCCCGCCACCTGCGCGCCCACGACGTGGACGCCCTGATTGTCATTGGTGGGGACGGCTCGTTCCACGGCGCCCACTTCCTGCAAGAGGAACATGACATTCCGGTGGTGGGCCTGCCGGGCACCATTGACAACGACCTGTACGGCACCGACCACACCATTGGCTACTTCACGGCCGTGGAAACTGCCCTGGACGCCGTGGACAAGCTGCGCGACACCGGCGCCAGCCACGAGCGTATTTTCGTGATTGAGGTGATGGGCCGCCACGCCGGCCACATTGCCCTGGACGTGGCGGTGGCCGGCGGCGCCGAGGAGGTCTTTATCCCCGAGGACGCCAAGGACATGGCCAGTGTGCTGGACACCGTGCGCAGCAGCGTCAAGCGCGGCAAGCTGGGCAGCATCATCATCGTGGCCGAGGGCTATCCAGGCGGCGCCACCGGGGTCGCCGCTGCCATTCAGGAAGGCACCGGCATGGAAACCCGCGTGAGCATCCTGGGCCATATCCAGCGCGGGGGCAGCCCGGTGTCCTCGGACCGGATTCTGGCCAGCCGTCTGGGCGAAGCCGCCGTGTACGCCCTGATGGAAGGCCGCAAGGGCGTGATGATCGGCCGCCAGAACCATGAGGTGAGCTACACCCCCTTGAACGAGACCTGGGAGCAGCGCAAGGACGTGAGCCGCGACCTGTACCGCTGCGCCCGCACCCTGAGTATTTGA